The genomic window aggtgcaccaaagaaaaggtacaaggactgcctaaagaaatctcttggtgcctgccacattgaccactgccagtgggctgatatcgcctcaaaccgtgcatcttggcgcctcacagtttggcaggcagcaacctcctttgaagaagaccgcagagcccacctcactgacaaaaggcaaaggaggaaaaacccaacacccaacccaccaattttcctctgcagccgctgcaaccgtgtctgcctgtcctgcatcggacttgtcagccacaaacgagcctgcagctgacgtggacttttaccccctccataaatcttcgtccgcgaagccaagccaaagaaaaaaaaagatacattcttggagggatgtcctctaactttactgtcaatattaagggtgaatggtccgatagtattctagctttatattctggtttttttactctatcttgcatacgagctgataacaaaaataggtctattcttgagtatgttttatgtctagccgagtaatatgaatattccttttcctttgggtgtggtttcctccatatatccaaaagttgcatttcttccatcgatttaattataaatttggttactttgttctttctgttaatttttttcccagttttgtccatatttgaatccaaattcaggttgaaatcccctcctattaatatgttcccttgcgtatctgctatcttcaaaaagatatcttgcataaacttttgatcttcttcgttagttgaatatacattgagtagattccaaaactccaaatatatctgacattttatcattacatatctccctgctggatctatcatttcctcttctattttaaatggcacatttttactaattaatattgctactcctcttgcttttgaattatacgctgctgttacgtgtcctacccaatctctctttaatttcttatgctccaattcagttaaatgtgtttcttgcacaaatactatatcaattttttcttttttcagtaaatttagcagtttcttccttttaatttggttatgtattccattaatatttaaagtcatatagttcaacgtagccattttatactttgtttatcttccctttccgtttctccatcattacctttccttcttatccatttctgttttcttgttttgaatcctttataagacaacattcctaaaacatcaaacattttccttattctcctatttaaaacttctttaggcccaatccccccttcccctcctgagttgtcctttatcccttgtcggacaaccacatctcccctctccatttggatttgtgaattcactcgcaagcatcagctgattttgcagtgaccgtaacacccccccacctagccccccccagaaaagatttcacttttcatatgtaacaaaggtcactcttttaattccctccttattccctctattccttttccttcccttattaattcttgtctatactatctatattttcctctaaatacggatacattcatgtatgcacattatacatatacacacatatacctctttacccacatacatataaattgtggtcatttttactcttattacatgtcttcatctctctgtttgttttgtagttgttctgcaaatttccttgcttcctctggatccgagaatagttttttttccataagatcgttttcgatgttttgaactccttcctcttcttcaggagttcaaaacttatgtctttttagtttgcagtcttttgtactctcgttacacgtcttcatctctcagtctattttgtaattgttctgcaaattttcgtgcttcctctggatctgagaatagtctgttttgttgtcctggaataaatattttcaataccgctggatgctttagtataaatttataccctttcttccataaaatcgcctttgctatattgaactcctttctcttcttcaggagttcaaaacttatatctggataaatgaagattttttgccctttgtactccagtggcttattgtcctctcttactttttccattgttttctccagtaccttttctcttgtagtatatcttaggaattttactaaaacagatcttggcttttgttgtgattgtggtttaaaggccaatgctctatgtgccctttctatttctatttcttgctgtagttctggacatcctaggatcctagggatccaatcttttataaactctctcatattcttgccttcttcatcttccttaaggcccactatctttatgttatttcttctgttataattttccattatatctattttctgagctaacagttcttgtgtctctttaacttttttattagattcctctaatttcttttttaagtctacctccatttctactgctgcttctcgttcttgcaccttgtccattctttttcccatttctgataaggtcatatctattttattcattttctcttctgtattgtttattcttcttcttaaatcattaaattcttgcgcttgccattctttaaatgactccatgtattctttaataagagaaagtatatcctttatcttgcctttcccttcttcttctatttcactgtactcttcctcttcttcttcctctgggttggccacctgttgtttctttgttgcccttttcttctcttctttcttgttttcgttgtcttctatgttctcctcttgctgcaggtgttctgcagttgtcattgccggctgtggagatcgactccccagggTACATCGCTTGTTAAAGGTGGCAGCACAGGTAGAACAGAGTAGTTCATGGGTCAGGGCACCAAACACAAGTGTTGGCGCgtcatgttgaagttattcaagatgttggtgaggtcacatttggaatattgtgtgtagttttcaTTGCCCAGTGATAGGAAGGAgattataaagttggaaaggttgcagaagaggtttacaaagtTAATGCTGGAATAGGGAAGtcgagagattaaaaaaaaggccTGTTTTCCTGAGAGCCTAGTAGTTTGAGAGGTTGAtcttcttgaggtttataaaattatgagggccatAGATATGGTGAATAGTGAGAGTTTGTTTCATGAGTAGGGGAATCCAAGATGAGAGGGCTAACTCTAAGGTGAGGGCATGATGATGAGAGCGTGGTGtgcacatggaatgagctgccagacacAGTAGTAGAAGCAGGGACATTAGCTccctttaagaaacacttggataaCTGTGGCTGAAAGGGGATAGGAGCGGTCTGGGACTAATACAGGCAGGAGAGCACGTGGGTCAGCATGGAGAAGCTGGGCTGTGGGCCAGTTCCTGTGTTGCAGGACTCTGACTCTAGAAACAAACACAGCTACTGTCAATAAATAACATTCGAGTTCAGGGCGAAAGAGAGCCCAACAAATTCACCTGGGAGGAATTCTGGTAAACCAGATTGgggatgctggatatggaatgagaATTCAGgagatggagattaaggaggtcgAGAGAAGGGAGCAAGGTGGTCCACTCTGTGCAAGAAGTGCTATCCACCAAAGCATATCTGATGAAATGCATCCAGAAGCTTGCGTTATTTTATAATGAAATGGACTGAACTATGCAAGAATActtatacattttaaaattttcttagTGTATGTGATTATGcactgtgtgagaagtgtattgTGTTCAGTGCATCCTGGTCCAGAGAAACAATGTTTTGCCTGGTTGTACAGAGGATAATAAACGAAATGGTCTTGAAGGGCCAGATGGAGATGGTTGGGTGATGGGAATGTAGGGCAAGAGTGGGACGGCAGATCGATCTCCATGCTGATAGTGTGACCCAGAAAAATCTTAAGGAGGAAGAGAGTACGGACGATGCAGGAGAGGCTGGTCGGCCTGAAAGACTCAACAGTACAGAGAATGGGGAAAGAAAACCGCACTGCCAAGAAGCTGCTGAACACCACTTTCCTGTTAACCACGCTAACAAAtggacatttttttcccccaaaaaggtttgctttctgaaaaagaaattagggattgtgatagacaacttcaagctgaacacaaagataatttcagatttcctgcatcacgtaggaagttggagaaacattaacttttattgaattgcaTGTttcatcgcataatgatgctgacacattccgttagatcaactgacctaaaatgttttgttgctgattttcgtttgtactcagcacctgatgcttcttgtgtcagcatccaacaatagtcggccagcattgatggattctggttgccctgatatcacttttccatggtcgcaaatTTCACCACGTTCGACACTGAcggcaccaggatcagcagggtcgaagcccaagtgcaaatgcagaaaatgaattttcaatgagatgTTTCACTTCATGGATTTTTAATGTGtgaagacttaaaatatgacaggaaatcacaaaaaatagctGAAGAACAGAATAAGATAAGACAACTTTAAGATGATTCTCGTGATCAGCAGCcttaaatccataaaatacacccaaaagtgttcagggagCAAAACTTTTTGTTGTCCAGTTTAATCAGGTGAGTCTGCACCAAATGCCCATCAGAATCCACGGATGCAgggttctccagcacatttgtatattgaaCTCCAACAGAACCAGCTGACAGGTGATTGAGAAGGTGCAGTTACTAGCTTCAGGGATCCTGGTAATTTTCCCCACACTCAGCCTTCCAGAAATAACAACAGAAGAAAGCACATACTCCACGGTTGTACAAAAATCAGTGACATGTCATCCCAGGTAGCTAACGGACAGGGAAGAGCATGGAGCTCGGCTGAGCTTGATACTGTTGAGCTGAAGCCAGAGTTCAGTACCCAATGAAAACCCCAAACCTGCATACAGGGGATGTTTTTCACTGCGACAGTGTTCCTGACACCACAGGAaacatggagggggtgcaggggagaggagggagacccTGGCCCATGGGCAAAGTTACCTGATCCGTGAGTGCAGGAATCCAATGATGCTACTGTACCAGAGCACCATTCACACCTCCTGTTGCCTGGGGCATCCATCCTCCGACAACTTCATTAGAGGCCATGGGGGAAGACGGTGAAGAGGACTGTACCGGTGGGGTTCACCCAGAAGTCCACGACCAAGGTCAGGGTCTTGATTCCCAGAAACTGAAAGGTGGGCAGGATCTGTGTGACCAGACACCTTCCCTGACAGGCCTTGCCCTCGTCCAAGGTGAACATAGCGATGGAGAACTTCTGCTGTCCACCGATCTCTGCACGGTTGACCACGGCATAGGCAAACCCATCAGCAGCCAGCGGTCGAGACCACAGCTCAAAGTCACCTTGCTGTGGAGAGGTCAGAGCAGTCACTGAGGTGTAAGGCAGGGTTGCCCACAGGGGCACACCCACAATGGGGCAGCAGGAGAAGCCTTCCCCACAGTGAGACAGGCCTCATCCACCCACCATCACCCACAGTGGGCCAGGCCTCACCCACCTACCATCAAGCCCAGGGCTCATCCACCGAATGGTGCTGGGTAAGCCACTTAGTCACAACTCTACTTGGAAACCTGCAGTGAaacttttcctccccccccccccactcccaacccGGATTCTTCCACCCATCCCCCAAACCTACCTTAACTCCACTCCCCCACTCATTCACCCACCCcaacacccccacacccaccctccACATCTTGGGAGGAGTACTGAGCCAACAAGAAGACACTGACAGTGGAGTCCCTTCCTCGATGACAGCCCAGGTTACCCAGACCCCCATTTGAAGTTACTGGGAGCCTGCCAATGGCAGACCTGCAAGGCGGACCTGACACAGATCCCTGAGTGACCGCAGTGGGCAAAGGGGAGGGTTTGGGCAACTCACCCTGGTGACTTGGTGGCCCTGGATGCCCAAGGGGTCCTGGTTAATGGCGATGACATGGCGGTTCTGCAGCAGAGCCTTGGAAGCAGCATCAATGTGACGGAGATCATTGGACATCAGCAGGGGGGCGGCCATCATTGCCCACAGCACCATCTGGGTCACCTGCTGATTATGGCTCAGCCCAAAGTTCCCGATGACGAGCTGGGAAAGCAAACAGGGGTCACAGGGCCACAATCTGGGGGTGTGGGGGAATGGCGGGGGCACCATCTGGGGGGGAACGGCTGGCGGGGGCGCCATCCGGGGCGGGGGGGAACGGGGGGGGCGCCACCCGGGGCGGGggggaacgggggggggggggggcgccgcccggggcgggggggaacagggggggggggcgccgcccggggcggggggggaacGGGGAGGGGCGCCGCCCGGGGCGGGGGGGAACAGGGGGGGCGCcgcccggggagggggggaacgGCGGGCGCGCcgcccggggagggggggaacgGCGGGCGCGCcgcccggggagggggggaacgGCGGGGGCGCCgcccggggcggggggggaacGGCGGGGGCGCCGCCCGGGGCGGGGGGGAACGGCGGGGGCGCCGCCCGGGGCGGGGGGGAACGGCGGGGGCGCCGCCCGGGGCGGGGGGGAACGGCGGGGGCGCCGCCCGGGGCGGGGGGGAACGGCGGGGGCGCCGCCCGGGGCGGGGGGAACGGCGGGGGCGCCgcccggggcggggggggaacGGCGGGGGCGCCGCCCGGGGCGGGGGGGAACGGGGAGGGGTGCCGCCCGGGGCGGGGGGGAACGGGGGGGGCGCCGCCCGGGGCGGGGGGGAACGGGGGGGGGCGCCGCCCGGGGCGGGGGGGAACGGCGGGGGCGCCGCCCGGGGCGGGGGGAACGGCGGGGGCGCCgcccggggcggggggggaacGGCGGGGGCGCCGCCCGGGGCGGGGGGGAACGGGGAGGGGTGCCGCCCGGGGCGGGGGGGAACGGGGGGGGCGCCgcccggggcggggggggaacGGGGGGGGGGCGCCgcccggggcggggggggaacGGCGGGGGCGCCGCCCGGGGCGGGGGGGAACGGCGGGGGCGCCgcccggggcggggggggaacGGCGGGGGCGCCGCCCGGGGCGGGGGGGAACGGCGGGGGGGAACGGCGGGGGCGccgcccggggtggggggggaacggcGGGGGCGCCGCCCGGGGCGGGGGGGAACGGCGGGGGCGCCGCCCGGGGCGGGGGGGAACGGCGGGGGCGCCGCCCGGGGCGGGGGGGAACGGCGGGGGCGCCgcccggggcggggggggaacGGCGGGGGCGCCGCCCGGGGCGGGGGGGAACGGCGGGGGCGCCGCCCGGGGCGGGGGGGAACGGCGGGGGCGCCACCTGGGCCGATCGTGGGGTCACAGGCCAGGTGGAAGGGGTAGAGGGACCACAAGCTGGGGGGTGTGGGGCTGGTCCGCAGGGCCACAGGCTGTGTGGGGGAGGGTTGTGGTCGCGCAGCCACAAGCCAGATGGGAGGGTCAGGCTATctgaaggggggggtgggggagtgttcAGGCTATCTGAAGGGAGGGACAGGTGAGGGGCAGAGGAGAGCAAGACCAAGCTGTCACTCACTATTAACTACGGACTCACCATGTCTGGGTCATTCCAGCCCCCAGGCCCTGCCACGGGCCCAACTTCACGCTGGTGGGCAGTTGTCCAATCAATGATGCTCTTCACCGAGACCCAGGAGTCAAGGATGTCCCCGTGATTCCGCCACTGATTGCAGTATCTCCGCACCTCGGTGTAATTGGGCTGAGATGGGACAGGAGAGAGAAGGTGAGAGGATGGCGGAGGGCCAAGGGAGGGAAaagtggaggggggagaggactattgaaacatcactatttaatgtatttttttcacaacaaCATAGACATTATTCAGAATTAATTATTTGCAAAAGGAAACCATTTCATAGTTTCTTCCATCATTGTACACTATCGCCACCATTGTGGTCCCTCTAGTTGTTACTCCCCTCTCCGTTGTTTGAGGGCCTTCCTTCCGTCTCAGTCCCTCATCCCCAGTAACAGAAGCATTCTGGAAACTAGaccgtggtccttccccacagctgcACCAAGCCTCCGTGCACCCTCAGCATGTCCTGTCACATGGAGGAGCCAGCCAGCAGCAGTGCTGCACCAACCTTTAAGGTTCTGTTTAatgtcaccaaagaaaaggt from Narcine bancroftii isolate sNarBan1 unplaced genomic scaffold, sNarBan1.hap1 Scaffold_78, whole genome shotgun sequence includes these protein-coding regions:
- the LOC138751164 gene encoding alpha-galactosidase A-like, with product MKVRALRWLLLPGWALVGLGLLPRATALDNGLARTPPMGWLHWERFLCHIDCRADPDNCISEKLYMQMADVMAAEGWKDVGYEYVCIDDCWMYVTRDADHRLQADPKRFPNGIRQLADYVHSKGLKLGIYQDVGTHTCAGYPGSYGFYELDAQTFAEWGVDLLKFDGCNFVSLDQLIEGYKNMSVALNQTGRSIVYSCEWPVYVWPFKQPNYTEVRRYCNQWRNHGDILDSWVSVKSIIDWTTAHQREVGPVAGPGGWNDPDMLVIGNFGLSHNQQVTQMVLWAMMAAPLLMSNDLRHIDAASKALLQNRHVIAINQDPLGIQGHQVTRQGDFELWSRPLAADGFAYAVVNRAEIGGQQKFSIAMFTLDEGKACQGRCLVTQILPTFQFLGIKTLTLVVDFWVNPTGTVLFTVFPHGL